In Candidatus Abyssobacteria bacterium SURF_5, the sequence ACGCTTGAAGCATACGGCTACCGCGTAATGAGCACTGAAAACGGGCTTGAGGCGGTCGAGGTGTATCAGAAGCACAAGGATGAGATCAGCGTGGTTATCCTCGATATGGTGATGCCGAAAATGGGCGGGCATGAGGCCTTTCTGAAATTAAAAGAGATTAACCCGCACGTCAAGGCGCTTCTTTCTACCGGGTACAGCCAAACGGGCAAAGCGCAGGAAATTCTGGACAGCGGCGTTCTGGGATTTATCCAGAAGCCGTATCAACTGAATGAACTCCTTCTCAAGCTGGATTCCGTTCTCAATGCCTCGCCAGTCGCTTCCACGCGGGGGTAAGAGGAGACCCCTTGAGTATCCGTCGGCGGAATAGCTTCAGCAATCGAAACGATTGATCACCAGGCCCGATAGCAGCTTCGGGTAGAAGTAGGTGGATTTCTGAGGCATCTTCTCGCCTTCATAGGTGACTGCCTTCACCTGCTCGGACTTTGTTGGATTCAAAAGAAGAGCCGCCTGCGCCTCTCCCCGGCGAACGGCATCGAGGGCTTTGCCTTCCGACGGCGTGTAACGGACATGTTCTTCCTTGGAAGCCGTGCCGGTGTGGATTCCCATGATCTCTTGAAAAATGGCCGCCTGCGCGATGGCAACGTCCAGAGTGCGGAAACTTTCGCAGTGCCGCTTGTCGACCAGTTCGCGCAGCCTTATATCATCCTTTGACTTGAGAAGTTCGAGTCTATCACCCCCCAAATACAGTCCGTAGGTATGACGCGTCTCGCCCTCCTCGGCCATCCGGTTTAAGAGATTTCTGGCAGTTTGCTCGCAGTTGGAACAATCGAACGGGGCGGGAACAACCTCGAAATATTCTGAAAGCCTGCTTCGGAAAATTTCCGGCTTGAAGTCGGGGATGTCGGAAATGATTCTATGGATCGGATAGATGGTCACGCCGCTGTCTATGTTGACAAACATCATCATCACATAATTGTGCAAAGCATCTTCCGATGTGCGCCTGCCTTCATTTCGGCGGATGTGCCGGTAAATGAGAGCGGTCTCGTAGCGGTGATGGCCGTCGGCGATAATGAGGCGCTGGTCGCTCATCTCCGATGTCAGTCGTCGGATGATGGAGGGGTCAGTCACCGCCCAGAGTTTGTTTCGAACCTCGCTGTCGTCGACGAAATCGTACTCCGCCGGGGACGCTGCGATCTCGTCGAG encodes:
- a CDS encoding DUF1015 domain-containing protein; this encodes MAKVIPFKGYRYNPARVNIQDVVAPPYDVITPDQRDFLHQRHPHNIAMLTNPREMVGDSPQNNQYIRAGKALVHWIDSGILRQDERPSVYVYEQLYRYSAEQPSIRRGFIALARLEEQDSKVILGHEQTLMSAKYDRLNLMKECKANLSPIFSLYSQSSKTIDAVLDEIAASPAEYDFVDDSEVRNKLWAVTDPSIIRRLTSEMSDQRLIIADGHHRYETALIYRHIRRNEGRRTSEDALHNYVMMMFVNIDSGVTIYPIHRIISDIPDFKPEIFRSRLSEYFEVVPAPFDCSNCEQTARNLLNRMAEEGETRHTYGLYLGGDRLELLKSKDDIRLRELVDKRHCESFRTLDVAIAQAAIFQEIMGIHTGTASKEEHVRYTPSEGKALDAVRRGEAQAALLLNPTKSEQVKAVTYEGEKMPQKSTYFYPKLLSGLVINRFDC